From the Musa acuminata AAA Group cultivar baxijiao chromosome BXJ3-7, Cavendish_Baxijiao_AAA, whole genome shotgun sequence genome, one window contains:
- the LOC135643724 gene encoding two-pore potassium channel 5-like yields the protein MEEAAQPLLSSHRIHSEIEESSPVSFSPSSDAATPSRLKPCLHRASSAPAMSVIPWDLFLQDSEPNLDTSSPIIKHASVLLLLYLSIGMLAYFFNPRGFSVVQTHPAVDALYFCIVTLCTIGYGDITPVTPVTKAISCVSVLVGFGLINVLLTDAVNHLLNLQESAIIDSVRGASTRHTSYIVDAEKGRMRIRTKVGLAVGAVVLSVGVGTVVLRLLENLDWMDAVYLSVMSVTTVGYGDRSFKTTRGRIFASVWLLVSTLAVGKAFLYLVEARIDRRHRRIAKWILKRDLTVKDLLAADLNQKGFISKSEFVIHKLKEMGRIDEKEILSICNQFNKIDLHNTGKITLPDLLSVSR from the exons ATGGAAGAAGCGGCACAACCGCTGCTGTCCTCTCATCGCATTCACTCGGAAATCGAAGAGTCCTCCCCGGTCTCCTTCTCGCCTTCTTCCGATGCTGCTACTCCTTCTCGCCTCAAGCCTTGCCTCCACCGCGCAAGCAGCGCCCCGGCCATGTCGGTCATCCCCTGGGATCTCTTTCTCCAGGATTCGGAACCGAACCTCGATACCTCCAGCCCGATCATCAAGCATGCCTCCGTTCTGCTGCTGCTCTACCTCTCCATCGGCATGCTCGCCTACTTCTTCAACCCCCGGGGCTTCTCCGTCGTCCAGACCCACCCCGCTGTCGACGCCCTGTACTTCTGCATCGTCACCCTCTGTACCATCGGATACGGCGACATCACCCCCGTCACCCCGGTCACCAAAGCAATTTCCTGCGTGTCGGTCCTCGTCGGCTTCGGCCTCATCAACGTCCTGCTCACCGACGCCGTCAACCATTTACTCAACTTGCAGGAGAGCGCCATCATCGACAGCGTCCGCGGCGCCAGCACCCGACACACCAGCTACATTGTCGACGCTGAGAAGGGGCGGATGAGGATCCGCACGAAGGTCGGGCTGGCGGTCGGGGCCGTCGTGCTCTCTGTCGGGGTGGGGACGGTGGTGCTCCGCCTGCTGGAGAATCTCGACTGGATGGACGCCGTGTACCTGTCGGTGATGTCGGTGACGACAGTTGGATACGGAGATCGGTCGTTCAAGACGACGCGCGGGCGGATCTTCGCGTCTGTCTGGCTCCTGGTGTCCACCCTGGCTGTGGGCAAGGCGTTCCTCTACTTGGTGGAGGCCAGGATTGATAGGAGGCACCGGAGGATTGCGAAGTGGATCTTGAAAAGAGACTTGACCGTGAAGGATTTGCTTGCAGCTGATCTGAATCAGAAAGGATTCATCAG TAAATCAGAATTTGTGATACACAAGCTGAAGGAGATGGGAAGGATTGACGAGAAAGAAATATTGTCGATCTGCAACCAATTCAACAAGATTGACCTGCACAACACCGGGAAGATAACCCTCCCTGATCTATTGAGTGTCTCAAGATGA